From the Trifolium pratense cultivar HEN17-A07 linkage group LG4, ARS_RC_1.1, whole genome shotgun sequence genome, the window TCTAAAACTGAAAAATCAGTTTCTGTGAATAGATCCCAAACAGTCCCCTCTTTCTAGACCCACATCTGTTTATATCTCGACTGTACAATAGTAACTCCAATTTAGCTGTCTACTAGTGTACAAATTTAGTACTTCTCTCTTGGAACCACACATCCAGTGATGGTGTCTTTTAGAATATTAAACACTCTCGAGACTATGAAATTTATTGAGTCAATTATTATATGATGGATGAACTTGCCACATGCCCTTATGATCTCTTCAACTTGCTAAAATATTCCTAGTGAGCCTTAGCCAGATCCTTTTATACCCTCAACTTGATGAAATACAGCTCTGTTaaaacatttttgaaaaaagttaACAGAGGAACAACACTCAACACTGCTTTACAAAAACATTCTTGTAGATGTGACTtctttcaaaatgaaaaaggtaaatatattaatgagtCATATATCTCATATATAacactatattatataaaaaactaGAAGATGGGAATCGTCGATATGACTTtcacatgttttattttttaaacttatGATAACATTACCTGTAAATTTCATTGGAGCTTACGTTGACAAGATTTGCAGGCAATAACAATGATAGGGAAGGAAGAAGGTATTAGAGGTTACTGGAAGGGTAACCTACCGCAGGTTTGCATCACTAAGTATTTCTGCATGTATATGTCCTTATAATGTCGAAtagtcttttttatttgttttggtcTTTCTTTCCAGGTTATTAGGGTTATACCTTATAGTGCCGTCCAGCTCTTTGCTTATGAACTTTATAAGGTTAACTACTAACTATCTTTCACGAATTACTTATACCACACATCGCATATTCAGTTCTAAGTTTTACTTTCAAATTTATAGAAAATATTCAAGGGAAAAAACAATGAGCTATCTGTTGTGGGAAGACTTGCAGCAGGTGCTTTTGCAGGCATGACATCAACTTTTGTAAGTAATATTTCATTATGAGACCTGTCCTTGTTTGGTTTACAGTTGAAAGGTTTAGTGGTTGTATTAACTATTAACActttgagtaatttttttttgtaacatgactttttatattttctcaTATATTGATGTCAATATGTCCTACTTTGTTTATATATGTAGATAACTTACCCTTTAGATGTCCTGAGATTACGATTAGCTGTTGAACCTGGGTGCCGAACAATGACAGAGGTAAATGATTAGCTTGTTAATTTAAGATTTTTCTTAGATCTTCGTGTTTTAATAAACCAAATTGTGGCTTTTCTAGGTCGCCTTGAGCATGGTAAAAGAGGAAGGTTTTGCATCTTTCTACTATGGCCTTGGACCTTCTCTTATTGGAATAGCTCCATATATTGCAGTTAACTTTTGTGTTTTTGACTTGTGAGTTCATTAGCAATCTCTTTATCTTTGTAAGTACATTGGAGTTTGGGTGTTGACATTGAAATTAAAACATCCTAACCTTTTATGGGTAATAGACTAAAGAAGTCCTTGCCAGAGAAATATCAGAAGAGAACCGAAACATCTCTAGTCACCGCCGTGCTTTCAGCATCTCTTGCCACACTTACCTGCTATCCTCTGGATACAGTACGAAGACAGATGCAACTCAAGGGTACCCCTTATAAGACAGTATTAGACGCCATTTCAGGTTCGTTAGGATTGCTCAGCTTTTCTTTTTAGCATCATCATTTCTTGTGCAAGCATTATAGTTGAACAATCTCAATTAGTAACAAATGTATCAGATTAACTCCCTTCATATGTAAGCACACTGATGGAGAATATTTGATGCTTAAATGCTTCAATGTTCTTGTACAACTGCCATATTAATATTTTGGTTGATGCAGGTATTGTGGCTCAAGATGGAGTTATTGGCTTGTACCGGGGATTTGTGCCCAATGCTTTAAAAAACCTTCCAAACAGCAGGTATTTGTGATACTTTATTTCTAATCGATTTCAGTTTAAATTCCAATTTTGTTGATAGTTGATACATAAGTAACATCTTGCGACGTTCAGTAAATTTGCTGAAAAATAAGTAGATAAAGTCCTGTTTGAAACTGGTTTTTTTTGTATAAGATTGATATACCAAACTACTAAGAACAcaaaattatgatatatttaGCTAATAATGGTAATTTATTTTACTACGTAgtagattttgttttgttatttgttCTCTAAAAGAAGAGATTGTGATTAATTACCTGACCTATTCCTAGATATTTTTGCAGCATCAGGCTTACTACATATGATATTGTCAAACGACTTATTGCAGCTAGTGAGAAAGAGTTTCAAACAATTGCCGACGAAAACCGCAACAAACTAAAGAAACACCCATAGTCAATGATGGTGAACTTGGGATTTATATTGATTTAGCCATTTTTTCATGCTGAAATTGCTTGCAGATTAAATGCTGCAATAAATTATCCATCATTTCCTGAAGAGGGCTGCTAGCACTGATATATCTCAGAAAGGGGCTGTAAATTTTGTAGGACACAACTTTATTCTTTTCCTGAATGTATGCTGTAACTTATTTATTAGATAAATTTAACTTAGAACTGATAGGTAAAAAGTTGTACTAAAAATGCTAACTTAATGGAatagaaatataataaattatgtaaccaaaaaaaaaaatataataaattacaAGGCACAAGACTTGATTGCTGTATTACTAAATTacaatatatagttttttagATTAACTATTATTTACAACAGAGAAATGAGTGTCTCCGGAACACTCTTTATGCATTTCAATTCGGAAGTAAAATTTAGCTGCTTAGAAGCGCCTCTCAATTCTCAAATATATCATTTGAAAATCTCgaaaatatatctcattttatcAATTGTATGTAATATGCAATTAATATTCGAATTCTGATATTCTTacttaaaaaattactttttttaccCCAACATTTATTCTTCCACCCCTACAAATCAAACGTTTTCCCGATTTTACCCTTTATCATTTCTCTTCACCCATCCCACAAAGAATTACATACCGGAAGAGATTGGAAATAATTTCTGGTTTCCTCCCATTCCCTTATGTTTCACCCTCTCTCACACCCTTCCATTACTCTCTCCCTCTACCAGTTCCTCCTCCAAACCCTTCAGTGATTTGGTTTCTTCCTCGGGAAATAGTACTCGACAATGGGTTGTTCAAATTCAGTAAAAAACAAATGAGTATTCCTTATTCACTTAAAGGTTGTTTCTTTGCAAAAATTTAGTGATGATTCTCACGCGGTGGTTTTAAAATAAACCATTTTAGTGTTTTGGTCAAAAGGGTGTACTTGGATTCATGATGATTTGGATAATTTACAAATTATCATGGTATGTGGTTTGAGTTGTTCTTGgacaaaattatatattcttcatgatgatttttaatttcatgaaatttgttgttgcAGTGAATGTTAATAATCAATTgaaatcatataatatatcttaaacgttattcaattttttctacATGGGTTTTATATTCACACTTTGGTTAACGGTGGCTAAATATCCATGGGTTTCAGGTCACTTAATTCAAGGAATCTGCAGTTTAATATTCAAAGGGAGTTCTCTGAATTGAAAATTGGTAGTGAAATTCTGCAATTCAAAACGAGGCTATGGTTTAATCTTCCTCGTTGTCATGAACTCCAATTCAAACCTCTATCTTGTTTTCGTTTTCTATATATCGATCCAATATGAAAAAGAAGCATAAGTAGTGGGTGTGATGTTTAAGGTTTGTGATGTGAGGGAGGCTTCTCTTCAGATCTAGAAATCCAGATTTTGCTTCTCTTCAAAGTTTTCCGCTAGCAATTTCCATGGATTTTGTTACATACcagatctctttttttttttaattattacgGTTTGGAATTTTGAccactaaaaaacaaaaaaaaagttgtaggGGTGAAGTCAAATGAtaaaaaggataaaattgggaaaattaattatttgtagGGGTAAAGTTctaattgttggggtagaaaaaaaaaatttctcttacttattcattttaaaaaatctaattttatacaaaaaatataggtttaaatgcagttttgctcttcctattttgattaaatcggaattttacccgcCGTTTTAAAACGTggacttttaccccctgttttataattttttggattttgccccccctaaaattctgctttcgagtcacaacttcaaagcttcgcacacaacttaatttggatcaataattcaccaaacgaaTATCGAAaagaccgtaatcgagttatctttccatagaatcaaaccctactaaatttggagttacaaaaagagattaattaccgttttagtgaatgtatgtcccccaaaattctgcacaaaatctgctttcgagtcacaacttcaaagcttcgcacacaactcaatttggatcaatatttcaccaaatggataccgaaatgatcataatcgagttagctttccacagaatcaaaccccactaaatttgaagttacaaagaaagattaattaccgttttagtgaaggtctgtccaattactaattttgcagaaaactacttatgaccttcaaattcaacatcgtctaccaaacacatcgtaacttcaaatttgacgaaatttaaatgaaaacaagggtaatttcgttagctttccggacatgtaaatactattgaaaaatgagctacagggtgagagacatgacaaaaatatcagtagtagttccatacaagaattgatttggacagaccttcactaaaatgataattaatctctctctgtaactccaaatttagtggagtttgattatgtggaaaactaactcgattgcggtcatttcggtatacgtttggtgaattattgatccaaattgattTGTATGCGACGCTTTGAAGtcgtgactcgaaagcagaattttaggggggcaaaatccaaaaaattataaaacgggGGGTAAAAGTTCGTGATTTAAAACAAGGgaggtaaaattccgatttaatcaaaacagagggtaaaactgcatttaagccaaaaatatattataaaattgtcCTTTATTCGAAAATGgtatttagaaagaaaaaaaacattaatgatctgttattaattaatattataaagtGATTTGTAGAGATTGTTTTGCTAAAATCTTTCATCATCTCTAGTCAACTTCGAGTCTTTCTTGTGCTTCTAGGATGTTTCTTGCACTAGAAAAAGGTTCATCTTTAAAGAAGGTGATTATTGGAATTTGACTAAATACTGAAACACGGTATACATATATTTGTCGAAGATGAAGTGGGGTATTGCTTGTAAAAGATGGTAGTCAAAAACATGATTATGCTTATTGAAAGCAACAACTAAAGCCGCTTGATCTAATATGAGGGAATTGAGTAGTACGCTATAAATTTTGGATTCGATCATtagctcattgtaaaaaaaaaaaaaacaacaactaaaCTACTAATGTCCACATAAGTTTGATCTACTCTGCTGCGAAATGCTTGCATAATTTCTCTCCTCTATGAACTTAAAATAGACACTCACCATCGATTCCCACTAGTGCCAATTTCGGtaggctaagtccatacagagcaaaaaaaactctggctttaaatgggccccccACAAGTAggcggtgagattggtccccttggattagtcggtcataAGCCAGATAcgaagttttcaaaaaaaaaaaaatagacactcAGCAGAAATGTAAaccaacacaaaaaaaaaatttaacgtGGAAATTTTCTCAATGAGTTAAATTATGTTGAGAAAATTTCCACGGAAAGAATAGCAGAATGAAGGAAAAACCACATAACATGTAGGCGTGGGCGGATCAACTTGGTGGCATGGTGTGGCTTTAGCTACACCAGATTATATTGAGACTGAGTATAGTTTTTCGACTAATTTAAAAGTATCGGAAACTCatgattaaaaaagaaaagaaaaaagaagtatCGGAAACTCAACATGAAAGTGAGTCACAACCTAGAATTCTACCCAACTTGACCAGGAACATGATTATGAGTTGTTGAAAATGGATTCAGGAACTAAGCCTCCAAATTTCAAGCTATCATCTTGACACCGGCTTCATAATTATGTTAGAAATGTTTGATGTGATCCAAAAGATGCAAAATTAAAAGGACTTTTAGATCTTCGTGCAAAACGTCTGAAAACAAATAAGTGCAACATATTTTATATGGTTTTATTAGCTTCTGAAGTTGCTTTAGTCTTATCGATAGAATTTACGTGGTTTTTGATTTTGaaacatttaaatatttttattttttaggaagACCAGTAATTGCATTActaccattattattaataatttggaACATTATGATTTAAGAAGACTAATGATTGCATTATTGTCATTACTTTATTTGTCCTCGTAAATATTTTTATCTTCATGTCGTATCATTAGTAATCTCATATATTGTTTATTGTTTAACTGAATTAggatgaaaaaaaatttagaacaaTCAGAAGTAATTTTTGCTCATTTATATAGactattttctttgtaaatgtAGTTGCCACTggattttaactttttaataactaaaaatattaaccGGATTGATAATTTATGtctgataataataataataataataataataataataataataataataataataataataataataataataataataataataataatggaaaTACGAATTAGGTGAATCTCACTATATATTTCAATTTGTAGATACAATTCTCAGAATTGCCAAACATTTCAAAATGTTTCTGACACACTTTGAAGTTAAgcaacaatgaagaaaatagagAAACCCATGTGTTTCTCATGGTTTGGAACGTGTCCCACATAGTCAACTCCAAGTCTTTCTTGTGCTTCCATGAAATTTCTTGCAGTACAAAAGTGTCATTTTTTAGTACTATATATAATAAGGTGATTATAGGAATATTCAGCATAAAACTATAGAAAGTAACACAATATATATCCATAGATTTGTCAAAAATGAAGTTGGGATTGATAATTagttcctttttttattttgtgatgaTAATAATGTTAATGCAAAATGAAGATGGATCATGTAACGGATGTTTAGAGAATGAGAGAATAGGCCTTCTAGAGATCAAACACTACTTCTTGTCACATAAAGGAGCAGATCTTTACAATGATTTGGGTTCATGGGTTGATGATAGAGGTAGCAATTGTTGTACTTGGAATAGAGTCAAGTGCTCTAACACCTCTTCTGGACACATAACTGAACTATCCTTCGATAGGTTACTATACTATTCATCAGATCCTATGATAATGATGAATGTTTCTCTGTTTCGTCCATTTGAAGAATTACGCCTCCTCGATTTGTCCTGGAACGAAATTATAGGCTGGATGGGCAATGAAGGTACTACCTTAAtttgtgtttatatataagATTTCTTTATCAAATTCATACTTGTTTGCGTTAAATATGTTAAcaatttgaattatattttcaaaattataataCTTTATCAATGAGTACAAGTTTAAGTTTTATAAAAGAGACCGCTAGTTATTCCACAACATGAAAAGTTGATGTTCAAATCTCAATTATAAGATtgagtgattattttttagCTAAATTGTtcattaacttattttttgtaattttacttTGGTCTCATACCTATTGTTTTGTTCTTATAAATTTCAATGACAAAATTCCTATTAAAAATGCTCTAAATGTAAGCTTATGATAATTTACTCCGCTTATTTTGAAGATTTTGCTAAATTACAAAGGTTGGAGACCTTAGACCTTTCATGCAACAGTCTAAATAATACAA encodes:
- the LOC123924883 gene encoding probable envelope ADP,ATP carrier protein, chloroplastic isoform X1, with amino-acid sequence MTDTKHKTVVTWRNIPNLNSTSHGVVSSNHLFNDAVFTFTDANTIRTKFATISTSQTKPNNEFTPTPAQLLNHPLAVVALVPKDAALFLAGAVAGAAAKTVTAPLDRIKLLMQTHGVRIGQESAKKTIGFVEAITMIGKEEGIRGYWKGNLPQVIRVIPYSAVQLFAYELYKKIFKGKNNELSVVGRLAAGAFAGMTSTFITYPLDVLRLRLAVEPGCRTMTEVALSMVKEEGFASFYYGLGPSLIGIAPYIAVNFCVFDLLKKSLPEKYQKRTETSLVTAVLSASLATLTCYPLDTVRRQMQLKGTPYKTVLDAISGIVAQDGVIGLYRGFVPNALKNLPNSRYFCSIRLTTYDIVKRLIAASEKEFQTIADENRNKLKKHP
- the LOC123924883 gene encoding probable envelope ADP,ATP carrier protein, chloroplastic isoform X2, whose product is MTDTKHKTVVTWRNIPNLNSTSHGVVSSNHLFNDAVFTFTDANTIRTKFATISTSQTKPNNEFTPTPAQLLNHPLAVVALVPKDAALFLAGAVAGAAAKTVTAPLDRIKLLMQTHGVRIGQESAKKTIGFVEAITMIGKEEGIRGYWKGNLPQVIRVIPYSAVQLFAYELYKKIFKGKNNELSVVGRLAAGAFAGMTSTFITYPLDVLRLRLAVEPGCRTMTEVALSMVKEEGFASFYYGLGPSLIGIAPYIAVNFCVFDLLKKSLPEKYQKRTETSLVTAVLSASLATLTCYPLDTVRRQMQLKGTPYKTVLDAISGIVAQDGVIGLYRGFVPNALKNLPNSSIRLTTYDIVKRLIAASEKEFQTIADENRNKLKKHP